A genomic segment from Bos taurus isolate L1 Dominette 01449 registration number 42190680 breed Hereford chromosome 1, ARS-UCD2.0, whole genome shotgun sequence encodes:
- the TMSB4 gene encoding thymosin beta-4, whose product MSDKPDMAKIEKFGKSKLKKTETQEKNPLPSKETIEQEKQAGEL is encoded by the coding sequence ATGTCTGACAAACCCGATATGGCTAAGATTGAGAAGTTCGGTAAGTCGAAATTGAAGAAAACGGAAACGCAAGAGAAAAATCCACTGCCTTCGAAAGAAACGATTGAACAGGAGAAGCAAGCAGGCGAGTTGTAA